The following coding sequences are from one Bacillota bacterium window:
- a CDS encoding GntR family transcriptional regulator has protein sequence MRVKKGFKPLRVQLYERLLEMIRCGRLPFGSKLPSEPELASLLKVSRNVLRETLLLMEQDGIVVNQRGIGRTVLGPAKAPPGTDVSRFVDTVDFLGARGDRVDCSVIAAYDQEAGSVAKDRLHLSEGERVLVLQIRAEVTGVPVAYMVDFVPIRVVPFVLERVRRNAPDSAVRLLASAGVTVARSEVEASAVHLGETDARNARVPADTPALLIERVAYDTSDKAVVYSRHYLLPHAPKLRFVATWQGSR, from the coding sequence GTGCGGGTAAAGAAGGGCTTCAAGCCCCTCAGAGTGCAGCTTTACGAAAGGCTCCTTGAGATGATCAGGTGCGGACGCCTTCCGTTTGGGAGTAAGCTGCCTTCCGAGCCTGAGCTTGCGAGCCTACTGAAGGTCAGCAGGAATGTTCTTCGTGAGACCCTCCTCCTTATGGAACAGGACGGAATCGTCGTGAACCAGCGCGGAATCGGGCGTACCGTGCTCGGCCCGGCGAAGGCCCCTCCGGGCACCGATGTGTCGCGGTTCGTAGATACAGTGGACTTCCTTGGTGCACGTGGGGACCGCGTAGACTGCAGCGTGATCGCTGCTTATGACCAAGAGGCGGGCTCGGTCGCGAAGGATCGGTTGCATCTGTCCGAAGGTGAGAGGGTACTGGTCTTGCAGATAAGGGCCGAGGTGACGGGGGTTCCGGTGGCGTACATGGTTGACTTCGTGCCTATCAGAGTCGTGCCGTTCGTCCTCGAACGAGTACGCCGAAACGCACCGGATTCCGCGGTCCGGTTGCTAGCGTCGGCTGGAGTAACGGTGGCTCGCTCCGAGGTCGAGGCAAGCGCGGTCCACCTCGGAGAGACCGACGCGAGAAATGCCCGCGTTCCAGCTGATACTCCGGCCTTACTGATTGAACGCGTGGCGTACGACACGTCCGACAAGGCCGTCGTGTATTCCAGGCATTACCTTCTTCCGCATGCCCCGAAGCTCAGGTTTGTAGCGACCTGGCAGGGTAGCCGCTAG
- a CDS encoding DegT/DnrJ/EryC1/StrS family aminotransferase translates to MCTELTSSAASQSTTALWARADDRYAGHWRTSRCAPALAGACLTQGAEGRGNLPQFRLSHRLFNQGRQETGVWLSRERLAYNYRMDELSAALGAARMLRIDGTVVRREWGE, encoded by the coding sequence GTGTGTACCGAGCTGACATCGTCCGCCGCATCGCAGTCCACCACGGCCCTATGGGCAAGGGCGGATGATCGTTATGCGGGCCACTGGCGAACATCACGCTGTGCGCCCGCCCTTGCCGGTGCATGTCTAACCCAGGGCGCTGAGGGGCGGGGTAACCTACCCCAGTTCCGTCTCTCTCATCGGCTGTTCAACCAGGGACGGCAGGAGACAGGAGTGTGGCTTTCCCGTGAGCGCCTCGCCTACAACTACCGCATGGACGAGCTTTCGGCCGCGCTCGGGGCCGCGCGGATGCTGCGCATCGACGGGACCGTCGTCAGGCGAGAGTGGGGGGAGTGA